One Sulfurimonas sp. genomic region harbors:
- the mqnE gene encoding aminofutalosine synthase MqnE has protein sequence MSRINYEEALSLYEKDLFELGEMADKIRKEKHGKKTYFNINRHINPTNICADICKFCAYSANRKNPNPYTMTHEEILDIVADIDKRGAKEVHIVSAHNPDTGLDWYLSILKKIKDKYPHIHVKALTAAEVDFLARHYNKTYDEILDLMVENGVDSMPGGGAEIFDEKVRDYICKGKVTSDQWLEIHEKWHKRGKMSNVTMLFGHVEERKHRIDHMMRIRELQDKTGGFNAFIPLVYQTENNYLNIKEAITANEILKTMAISRIVLDNVPNLKAYWVTSTVNLALVAQEFGANDLDGTIEKESINSAAGAKSANGVDLEEFVGLIKNSGFIPVERDSVYNEIKVW, from the coding sequence ATGAGTAGAATAAATTATGAAGAGGCATTAAGCCTATATGAGAAAGACCTGTTTGAATTAGGTGAGATGGCAGATAAAATTCGTAAAGAAAAACACGGCAAAAAGACGTACTTTAATATAAACCGTCATATAAACCCTACAAATATATGTGCAGATATATGTAAGTTTTGTGCATATTCGGCAAATAGAAAAAATCCAAATCCATATACTATGACACATGAAGAGATCTTGGATATTGTTGCAGATATTGATAAACGTGGAGCGAAAGAAGTTCATATAGTGTCCGCTCATAATCCCGATACGGGACTTGACTGGTATCTGAGTATTTTAAAAAAAATTAAAGATAAATACCCGCATATACATGTAAAAGCTCTAACGGCTGCTGAGGTTGACTTCTTGGCAAGGCATTACAACAAAACATATGATGAGATACTTGATCTAATGGTAGAAAACGGTGTTGATTCTATGCCGGGCGGCGGTGCCGAGATCTTTGATGAAAAGGTTAGGGATTATATATGTAAAGGTAAAGTTACATCTGATCAGTGGTTGGAGATTCATGAAAAATGGCATAAACGCGGAAAAATGAGTAACGTTACTATGCTGTTTGGGCATGTAGAAGAGCGTAAACATAGAATTGATCATATGATGCGTATACGCGAGCTTCAAGATAAAACTGGCGGTTTTAATGCATTCATTCCCCTTGTATATCAAACTGAGAATAATTACCTAAATATAAAAGAAGCGATCACTGCAAATGAGATTTTAAAGACAATGGCAATCTCACGTATAGTTTTAGATAATGTTCCAAATCTAAAAGCTTACTGGGTTACATCAACCGTAAATCTAGCTCTTGTAGCTCAGGAGTTTGGTGCAAATGACTTAGATGGTACGATTGAGAAAGAGTCAATAAACTCTGCAGCTGGTGCAAAGAGTGCTAACGGAGTTGATCTGGAGGAGTTTGTAGGACTTATTAAGAACTCAGGGTTTATACCGGTTGAGCGTGACAGTGTGTATAATGAAATTAAAGTTTGGTGA